A genomic region of Herbaspirillum sp. DW155 contains the following coding sequences:
- a CDS encoding LysR family transcriptional regulator: MNKPDSSLPIPAILDARWALFARVAELGSLTQAANALNGPQSVISRQIGQLERQCGAKLFRRTGRGVVLTEFGEIVYRRIRALMLEADRLADDILTTSNIPIGEVHVGLLPSTVPTFAGRLFQAVQAQFPRVRLHLVEGSGAQLEEWLAGGRLDMALLLREGVVDDRDEPCLLTTTLDLIGPRDAPVLASGRIAFDALQSLPLILPAEPHVLRRRLDVLARERGVRLSVSVEADTIALQREIAAAGIGYAIVAAVSGTGVQDGRLGKARIVEPELMRSIVLGTTRHRPSTLATRSLHQLIRTLFSHPAPIR, from the coding sequence TTGAACAAGCCAGATTCTTCCTTGCCGATCCCGGCCATCCTCGATGCACGCTGGGCGCTCTTTGCCAGGGTGGCCGAACTGGGCAGCCTGACGCAGGCCGCCAATGCGCTCAATGGACCGCAATCCGTGATCAGCCGCCAGATCGGCCAGCTGGAGAGGCAATGCGGCGCCAAGCTGTTTCGTCGCACCGGGCGCGGCGTGGTCCTCACCGAATTTGGTGAAATCGTCTACCGCCGCATCCGGGCGCTGATGCTGGAGGCTGACCGGCTCGCCGATGACATTCTGACGACCAGCAATATCCCGATCGGCGAGGTCCATGTGGGCTTGTTGCCCTCGACCGTGCCGACGTTTGCCGGGCGACTGTTCCAGGCGGTTCAGGCGCAATTTCCACGGGTCCGCCTGCACCTGGTCGAAGGTTCCGGCGCTCAGCTTGAAGAATGGCTGGCGGGTGGCCGTCTGGATATGGCCTTGTTGTTGCGGGAAGGTGTGGTGGACGATAGGGATGAGCCTTGCCTGTTGACCACGACGCTTGATTTGATCGGCCCGCGCGATGCCCCCGTGCTGGCATCCGGACGCATTGCCTTTGATGCGCTGCAGAGCCTGCCCCTGATATTGCCCGCTGAGCCCCATGTCCTGCGCCGACGGCTCGATGTCCTGGCCCGCGAGCGCGGCGTGCGGCTGAGCGTTTCGGTCGAGGCCGACACCATTGCCCTGCAAAGAGAAATTGCAGCAGCCGGCATCGGCTATGCCATCGTCGCTGCAGTGTCTGGCACCGGCGTGCAGGATGGCCGCCTGGGCAAGGCGCGCATCGTGGAGCCTGAGCTCATGCGCAGTATCGTCCTGGGTACCACCCGGCATCGGCCGAGCACGCTGGCAACGCGCAGCCTGCACCAGCTGATTCGCACTTTGTTTTCACACCCGGCGCCCATCCGCTAG
- a CDS encoding dihydrodipicolinate synthase family protein, translated as MANYKKQDARAWAREYLTGCSAVTLPSYSADLKRLNEKGIRHDIDLAVRFGYRYTLLCAEVAITPEENAQFTAWARESAGRNMGLFFHAAFGTLQENIEAVKLAEKAGADIVLLSYPPQFWPANEQQIYDYTRQFCDATDLAVMLFPIPLWGFERVHPAGMPVEFVRRLLDDIPNIVAIKSEQGFPLVAGLCEMWHHFRDEVVISCPIEGDAIPMMSMMHLQFSGTSNTQWMQDYYPRAFQLARDGQWEEAMQLYWKVQPARLANSAASATYAGGTGVLNRTQWKYQDWLAGFNGGPLRAPAMRCPDRIMRQLREGLRASGITPTTDPDSEFMTGRHPV; from the coding sequence ATGGCGAACTACAAGAAGCAGGATGCGCGTGCATGGGCGCGCGAATACCTCACCGGCTGCAGTGCGGTCACCCTTCCCAGCTATAGCGCCGACCTCAAGCGGCTCAACGAAAAAGGTATCCGCCACGATATCGACCTGGCCGTACGGTTCGGTTACCGCTACACCTTGCTCTGCGCGGAAGTGGCCATCACCCCCGAAGAAAATGCGCAGTTTACCGCCTGGGCGCGCGAATCGGCCGGCCGGAACATGGGATTGTTCTTCCACGCCGCCTTCGGCACCCTGCAGGAAAACATCGAGGCCGTGAAGCTGGCCGAGAAGGCGGGCGCCGATATCGTCCTGCTGTCGTATCCTCCGCAGTTCTGGCCCGCCAACGAGCAGCAGATCTACGACTACACCCGACAGTTCTGCGATGCCACCGACCTGGCCGTCATGCTGTTCCCGATTCCATTGTGGGGCTTCGAGCGCGTGCATCCGGCCGGGATGCCGGTGGAGTTCGTGCGTCGCCTGCTCGACGACATTCCCAATATCGTGGCCATCAAGTCTGAACAGGGTTTCCCTCTGGTGGCGGGACTGTGCGAGATGTGGCACCACTTCCGCGATGAGGTGGTGATCAGCTGTCCCATCGAGGGCGATGCGATCCCGATGATGAGCATGATGCATCTGCAGTTCTCCGGCACCAGCAATACCCAATGGATGCAGGACTACTATCCGCGCGCCTTCCAGCTGGCCAGAGACGGTCAATGGGAAGAGGCCATGCAGTTGTACTGGAAGGTGCAGCCGGCGCGGCTGGCCAATAGCGCTGCATCGGCGACCTACGCCGGTGGCACCGGGGTGCTGAACCGTACCCAATGGAAATACCAGGACTGGCTGGCCGGCTTCAACGGCGGGCCTTTGCGTGCGCCCGCCATGCGTTGCCCGGACCGCATCATGCGCCAGCTGCGCGAAGGGTTGCGGGCCTCTGGCATCACACCCACCACCGATCCCGACAGCGAATTCATGACCGGTCGCCATCCCGTTTAA
- a CDS encoding SDR family oxidoreductase: MKAVVTGHSRGLGAAIAAELMQREIAVLGLARRRNDALARQWPGLLHEQLIDLADSPQLCAWLDSDLLAAFLADQEQVLLINNAATIEPSAALPSQCAHDIARAVMLNVGAALMLSARVATLVQACPGCTCRILHLSSGAGRQAYPGWSVYGASKAALDQHARAVAQDALPWLRICSLAPGVIDTDMQAQLRQLPAERFALRELFLSLQAQGQLRPPAACARDVVDFLLTEAFGQQPVASLA, encoded by the coding sequence ATGAAAGCAGTCGTGACGGGCCACAGCCGTGGTCTTGGAGCGGCCATCGCCGCCGAACTGATGCAACGCGAGATTGCGGTATTGGGCCTGGCACGTCGCCGCAATGACGCGCTGGCCCGGCAATGGCCCGGCTTGTTGCATGAACAGCTGATCGATCTGGCCGATTCACCGCAACTGTGCGCCTGGCTGGACAGTGACCTGTTGGCAGCCTTTCTCGCCGATCAGGAACAGGTGCTGCTGATCAACAACGCCGCCACCATCGAACCCAGCGCTGCATTGCCATCCCAGTGTGCCCATGACATCGCCCGGGCTGTCATGCTCAATGTCGGCGCGGCCCTCATGCTCTCGGCGCGGGTGGCGACACTGGTGCAAGCCTGCCCCGGCTGCACATGCCGCATCCTGCATCTGTCCAGTGGGGCCGGTCGTCAGGCCTATCCGGGATGGTCGGTGTACGGCGCGAGCAAGGCCGCCCTGGACCAGCATGCACGCGCGGTCGCGCAGGATGCCTTGCCGTGGTTGCGCATCTGCAGCCTGGCTCCCGGCGTGATCGATACCGACATGCAGGCACAACTGCGACAGCTTCCGGCCGAGCGGTTTGCCTTGCGGGAACTGTTTCTCAGCCTGCAGGCACAGGGGCAACTGAGGCCACCGGCCGCCTGTGCGCGAGACGTGGTGGATTTTCTTTTGACTGAAGCGTTCGGGCAGCAGCCGGTGGCAAGCCTGGCTTGA
- a CDS encoding EAL domain-containing protein has protein sequence MIPILPASHAGPGHDASRRSCEGCSEEGQLDIQFEYAYQPIVRLSTRSVYAYEALVRGPQGEPAYTVLAQVNDSNRYRFDQACRTRAVEGAARLGMTEFLSINFLPNAVYRPEVCIQSTFKAARQHDFPIERIIFEVTEGERVDDRPHLVNIFKEYSRFGFRTAIDDFGAGYAGLNLLAEYQPDLIKIDMDLVRNIDADKPRQAIVAGIAAICRELDIEILAEGVETRAERDHLAALGIDLMQGYWFARPAFQALALVADAVWD, from the coding sequence ATGATCCCCATCCTTCCAGCCTCCCATGCCGGCCCGGGACACGACGCTTCGCGTCGTTCCTGCGAGGGCTGCTCCGAGGAGGGCCAACTGGACATCCAGTTCGAGTACGCCTATCAGCCCATCGTGCGGCTTTCCACGCGCTCGGTCTATGCCTACGAAGCGCTGGTGCGCGGTCCCCAGGGCGAGCCGGCCTACACCGTGCTGGCCCAGGTCAATGACAGCAACCGCTATCGTTTCGACCAGGCCTGCCGCACCAGGGCGGTGGAAGGCGCGGCGCGGCTGGGGATGACCGAGTTCCTGTCGATCAACTTCCTGCCCAATGCGGTATACCGGCCGGAAGTGTGCATCCAGAGCACCTTCAAGGCGGCGCGCCAGCATGACTTTCCGATCGAGCGCATCATCTTCGAGGTCACCGAAGGCGAACGCGTGGACGACCGGCCGCATCTGGTGAACATCTTCAAGGAATACAGCCGCTTCGGTTTTCGCACGGCCATCGATGATTTCGGTGCCGGTTACGCCGGCCTGAACCTGCTGGCTGAATACCAGCCCGACCTGATCAAGATCGACATGGACCTGGTGCGCAACATCGATGCCGACAAACCGCGCCAGGCCATCGTGGCGGGTATCGCCGCCATCTGTCGCGAGCTGGACATCGAAATCCTGGCCGAAGGCGTGGAAACCCGTGCCGAGCGCGATCACCTGGCCGCGCTGGGGATTGACCTGATGCAGGGCTACTGGTTTGCCAGACCGGCTTTCCAGGCCCTGGCGTTGGTGGCCGATGCGGTCTGGGACTGA
- a CDS encoding aminotransferase has protein sequence MNHIVGRALEQRDYRAIHLARHLLPFEDHKFLQPEHARVIVRGQGLHVWDDQGHRLLDAMSGLWCTTLGYGRQELVDAAARQMTTLSYCSQFFNTTHPAVAELSGRLFELLPACYSRVLYCNSGSEANETLIKVVRRYWELAGRAGKRVIIGRHNGYHGSTVGSASLGGMKIMHALGASVLPEVTHIEQPFWFDYDGPLSETEFGLHAAQALERKIIELGADNVAAFVAEPFQGAGGMIFPPASYWPEIQRICQRHEVLLCADEVIGGFGRTGHWFAHQHFGFQPDLITIAKGLTSGYVPMGGLVLSERVGETLAECGGVFAHGLTYQGHPVAAAVALATLSLLDEGGVLTQLANCTGPYLQAQLRSRLGGHVLVNGIEGSGAVAALQLAPNKQGKERFANENAVGLYCMRRAQHHGLIVRTSGARIILAPALVASLDELDELIDKLTLTLDDTARALKMA, from the coding sequence ATGAACCATATCGTCGGTCGCGCACTGGAGCAAAGAGACTATCGGGCCATTCATCTGGCGCGACATCTGTTGCCCTTCGAGGATCACAAGTTCCTTCAACCCGAGCATGCGCGCGTCATCGTACGCGGCCAGGGCCTGCATGTCTGGGACGATCAGGGGCATCGCCTGCTCGATGCCATGTCCGGCCTGTGGTGCACCACCCTCGGCTACGGCCGGCAGGAACTGGTGGACGCGGCCGCCAGGCAGATGACCACCTTGTCCTACTGCAGCCAGTTCTTCAACACCACCCACCCTGCGGTCGCCGAGCTGTCGGGCCGGTTGTTCGAACTGCTGCCCGCCTGCTACAGCCGCGTGCTCTATTGCAACTCCGGCTCCGAGGCCAACGAGACGCTCATCAAGGTGGTGCGCCGTTACTGGGAACTCGCCGGACGCGCCGGCAAGCGCGTCATCATCGGGCGCCACAATGGCTATCACGGTTCGACGGTAGGCAGCGCCTCCCTGGGCGGCATGAAGATCATGCACGCGCTGGGCGCAAGCGTGCTGCCCGAGGTCACGCACATCGAGCAGCCCTTCTGGTTCGACTATGACGGCCCGCTCAGCGAGACCGAGTTCGGCCTGCATGCAGCGCAAGCCCTGGAGCGCAAGATCATCGAACTGGGCGCGGACAATGTGGCGGCATTCGTGGCCGAGCCCTTTCAGGGGGCCGGGGGCATGATCTTCCCACCCGCCAGCTATTGGCCCGAGATACAGCGCATCTGCCAACGCCATGAGGTCTTGCTGTGTGCCGATGAGGTCATCGGTGGCTTCGGTCGGACCGGTCACTGGTTCGCCCATCAGCATTTCGGGTTCCAGCCCGACCTGATCACCATCGCCAAGGGCCTCACTTCCGGCTATGTGCCTATGGGTGGACTGGTGCTCTCCGAGCGCGTCGGCGAGACGCTGGCCGAGTGCGGCGGCGTGTTCGCCCACGGCCTGACCTACCAGGGGCATCCGGTTGCCGCCGCAGTCGCGCTGGCTACCTTGTCGCTGCTGGACGAAGGCGGTGTGCTGACGCAACTGGCCAACTGCACCGGTCCCTATCTGCAGGCACAACTGCGCAGCCGCCTGGGCGGCCATGTGCTGGTCAACGGCATTGAAGGCAGCGGCGCGGTGGCCGCCCTGCAGCTGGCCCCCAACAAGCAGGGCAAAGAGCGCTTTGCCAACGAAAATGCGGTCGGGCTGTATTGCATGCGGCGGGCGCAGCACCACGGGCTGATCGTGCGCACTTCCGGCGCACGCATCATCCTTGCTCCCGCGCTGGTGGCCAGTCTTGACGAGCTGGACGAACTGATCGACAAGCTCACGCTGACGCTGGACGATACGGCGCGAGCATTGAAGATGGCGTAA
- a CDS encoding porin, with translation MKKSAIGLACLGLVGTACAQSSVEIYGIATAGLGYVDKVATTGTSTGNRVGIDSGQYTQSRLGFRGAEDLGGGNKAEFVIEGGFTLDNGASTQNGATFGRRTTVGLSGNYGDVQLGRRKDYTDFIANQYSTASRMLPFTGKAHGNNLDRATGERANNMIYYTTPNFSGFQANFTYAFGETAGSNSTGQSLGLGANYDNGPFGIGFAYWQSKKAATVGSATTNTSSDQGAASNAGCNTSTLGNAGDTCTKVWMLGSNYDIGPVTLRGTYSLVKQPLVNASSGTAVNFVRTATATSGVAAFTAGGINNSRADIYDVGADYKLGNWVFKGSVIHSRYDFVGASSKGKLTTLVLGADYNLSKRSLLYAMVANMRAADMYSPGLTSNGAPGADKSQNALALGILHRF, from the coding sequence GTGAAGAAATCCGCAATTGGACTGGCCTGCCTGGGGCTGGTGGGGACCGCCTGTGCGCAAAGCTCGGTGGAGATTTACGGCATTGCCACGGCCGGGTTGGGTTATGTCGACAAGGTGGCTACCACCGGCACCAGCACGGGTAATCGCGTGGGCATCGATTCGGGCCAGTACACGCAGTCGCGTCTTGGTTTCCGTGGTGCCGAGGATCTGGGCGGCGGCAACAAGGCCGAGTTCGTCATTGAAGGCGGCTTTACGCTGGATAACGGCGCCTCCACGCAGAATGGTGCCACCTTCGGTCGCCGCACCACGGTAGGCCTGTCCGGTAATTACGGCGATGTGCAGTTGGGTCGCCGCAAGGATTACACCGATTTCATCGCCAACCAGTATTCCACTGCATCGCGCATGCTGCCCTTCACCGGCAAGGCGCATGGCAACAATCTGGATCGTGCTACCGGCGAACGCGCCAACAACATGATCTACTACACCACGCCGAACTTCAGCGGCTTCCAGGCCAACTTCACCTATGCCTTCGGCGAGACGGCCGGCTCCAACAGCACCGGTCAGTCGCTGGGACTGGGTGCCAACTATGACAATGGCCCGTTCGGCATCGGCTTCGCCTACTGGCAGTCGAAGAAGGCGGCCACCGTCGGCTCGGCCACCACCAATACCAGCAGTGACCAGGGTGCGGCTTCCAACGCCGGCTGCAATACTTCCACCTTGGGCAATGCAGGCGACACCTGCACCAAGGTCTGGATGCTGGGTAGCAACTACGATATCGGTCCCGTGACCCTGCGCGGCACTTACTCACTGGTCAAGCAGCCGCTGGTCAACGCCTCTTCGGGTACTGCGGTCAACTTTGTGCGTACCGCGACCGCCACCAGCGGCGTAGCGGCATTCACTGCAGGCGGCATCAACAATTCGCGCGCGGACATCTATGACGTCGGTGCCGACTACAAGTTGGGCAACTGGGTCTTCAAGGGTAGCGTGATCCATTCCCGTTACGACTTCGTGGGTGCCTCCAGCAAGGGCAAGCTCACCACGCTGGTGCTGGGTGCCGATTACAATCTGTCCAAGCGCAGCCTGCTGTACGCGATGGTGGCCAACATGCGGGCCGCCGACATGTACAGCCCGGGCCTCACCAGCAATGGTGCGCCGGGCGCGGACAAGTCGCAGAACGCCCTGGCGCTGGGCATCCTGCATCGCTTCTGA
- a CDS encoding ornithine cyclodeaminase family protein: protein MSASAAIASVPPTLFLTDDDVSQLHSWKDAIDALRAAYAAPVEQQMVPPRSMARGNGIWLRTLSAISPSGGHLGSKLISASPRAGCASYLISLFDEQTMALSALIDGNQITAIRTAATAAIAVDALAPRRALRVAVIGSGFEARSQLNALHAARSLQSVSVFSPTPASRERFAADFRHRAGIDISAAPSAETAVKGVDVVICAARSRDESPVLRGEWLEPGMCVVSIGSTLPEQREVDVDVIARAGLIVADMVEEVAHDTGDMIAAHRAGIRFADKLHGLDDLIGGRLAPRPSGEIALYKSVGSALQDVVTAEMLLRRARESGKGSMLPVSITPVRK from the coding sequence ATGTCTGCATCTGCCGCCATTGCTTCTGTCCCGCCGACCCTCTTTCTGACCGATGACGACGTGAGCCAGCTGCATAGCTGGAAGGACGCCATCGACGCGCTGCGCGCCGCTTACGCAGCGCCGGTTGAACAACAGATGGTGCCGCCGCGTTCCATGGCGCGCGGTAACGGTATCTGGCTGCGCACGCTCAGCGCCATTTCGCCCAGCGGCGGGCACCTCGGTTCCAAGCTGATCTCGGCGTCGCCTCGGGCGGGCTGCGCCAGCTATCTCATCTCCCTGTTCGATGAGCAGACCATGGCGCTGTCCGCATTGATCGATGGCAACCAGATCACGGCCATTCGCACGGCCGCCACTGCGGCCATCGCGGTGGACGCGCTGGCCCCGCGGCGGGCGCTGCGGGTGGCCGTGATCGGATCCGGTTTTGAGGCGCGCTCACAACTCAATGCCTTGCATGCGGCCCGCTCCCTTCAGTCGGTGTCGGTCTTCAGTCCCACGCCGGCCAGCCGCGAACGCTTTGCCGCAGATTTCCGCCATCGCGCGGGTATCGACATCAGCGCCGCCCCGAGCGCTGAGACGGCAGTCAAAGGCGTTGATGTGGTCATTTGCGCTGCCCGCTCACGTGACGAATCTCCGGTCTTGCGCGGGGAGTGGCTGGAGCCTGGCATGTGCGTTGTCTCGATAGGATCGACGCTGCCGGAGCAGCGCGAGGTAGACGTCGATGTGATTGCGCGCGCCGGTCTCATCGTCGCCGACATGGTTGAGGAGGTGGCACACGATACCGGGGACATGATTGCCGCCCACCGCGCCGGCATCCGCTTTGCGGACAAGCTGCACGGGCTGGACGATCTGATCGGCGGTCGCCTGGCGCCACGGCCTTCAGGTGAAATAGCGCTGTACAAGTCGGTCGGATCAGCGCTGCAGGATGTCGTCACCGCGGAGATGCTGCTGCGCCGCGCGAGGGAAAGCGGCAAGGGCAGCATGCTCCCGGTGTCGATCACACCGGTTCGGAAATGA
- a CDS encoding NAD-dependent succinate-semialdehyde dehydrogenase — protein sequence MPHPEVSQVKTGLHIGGQWREASDGGRFEVRDPATEEVLAEVASASVADALEAVDAAYRAGPAWAATSPRQRSDVLRRAFDLLMERKEAFARLIVLESGKALAEARGEVIYAAEFLRWYSEEAVRIQGEVSQAPGGANRILVVRQPIGVAVFVTPWNFPAAMATRKIGPALAAGCTVVLKPASETPLTALAMAEIFEEAGVPAGVINVVPSRKSGEVVKAMLQDPRVRKLSFTGSTEIGRVLLEQAAQNVVKCSMELGGNAPFIVLEDADLEVAVASAMVAKLRNGGESCTAANRFYVARAVAEEFSMRFAQAMAAVRIGPGLEEGVQLGPLVNRSTLDKVHQLVTEAVEQGARVLTGGKIRAGKGYFYEPTLLTGVRPDAAILHREIFGPVAPICVFDSIDEVIRLANDTAFGLVSFVHSQDLGKALHVAERIEAGMVGINRGVVSDPAAPFGGWKQSGVGREGGHDGLLEYLESKYICASW from the coding sequence ATGCCACATCCAGAAGTCAGTCAGGTCAAGACGGGCCTCCATATCGGCGGGCAATGGCGCGAGGCCTCCGATGGCGGACGTTTCGAAGTCCGTGATCCCGCCACCGAAGAGGTACTGGCCGAGGTGGCCAGCGCCTCGGTGGCCGACGCGCTGGAGGCGGTCGATGCCGCCTATCGCGCCGGTCCGGCCTGGGCCGCCACCTCGCCCAGGCAACGAAGCGATGTGCTGCGTCGCGCCTTCGATCTGCTCATGGAACGCAAGGAAGCCTTCGCGCGCCTGATCGTTCTCGAAAGCGGCAAGGCGCTCGCTGAAGCGCGCGGCGAGGTCATCTATGCGGCCGAGTTTCTGCGCTGGTATTCCGAAGAGGCGGTCCGCATTCAAGGCGAAGTGTCGCAGGCACCCGGCGGGGCCAACCGTATCCTGGTAGTGCGGCAGCCGATTGGCGTGGCCGTCTTCGTTACGCCCTGGAACTTCCCGGCTGCGATGGCGACCCGCAAGATAGGCCCGGCGCTGGCGGCCGGTTGCACGGTGGTACTCAAGCCGGCCTCGGAAACGCCGTTGACCGCGCTGGCGATGGCTGAGATCTTCGAAGAAGCGGGCGTACCGGCCGGTGTGATCAATGTCGTACCGTCGCGCAAGTCCGGCGAGGTCGTCAAGGCGATGCTGCAAGACCCGCGCGTACGCAAGCTCTCCTTCACGGGTTCAACCGAAATCGGCCGGGTCTTGCTGGAGCAGGCTGCACAGAATGTCGTGAAATGCTCGATGGAACTGGGCGGCAATGCGCCCTTCATCGTTCTGGAAGACGCCGATCTGGAGGTCGCGGTGGCCTCTGCCATGGTGGCCAAGCTGCGCAACGGCGGCGAGTCCTGCACGGCGGCCAATCGCTTCTATGTGGCGCGAGCCGTCGCAGAAGAGTTTTCAATGCGCTTCGCACAGGCCATGGCGGCCGTCAGGATAGGACCGGGTCTGGAGGAGGGCGTGCAGCTTGGACCCCTGGTCAACCGCAGCACGCTCGACAAGGTGCATCAGCTGGTCACCGAAGCGGTGGAGCAGGGCGCGCGGGTGCTGACCGGCGGCAAGATCCGTGCAGGGAAAGGCTATTTCTATGAACCCACGCTGTTGACCGGTGTGCGTCCGGATGCCGCCATCCTGCATCGGGAAATCTTCGGTCCGGTGGCGCCGATCTGCGTGTTCGACAGTATCGATGAAGTGATCCGGCTGGCCAATGACACCGCATTCGGACTGGTGTCCTTTGTGCATAGCCAGGATCTCGGCAAGGCACTGCATGTGGCCGAGCGCATCGAGGCCGGCATGGTCGGCATCAATCGCGGCGTGGTGTCCGACCCGGCCGCACCGTTCGGCGGCTGGAAGCAGAGTGGTGTCGGCCGGGAAGGCGGGCACGATGGCCTGCTGGAATACCTTGAGTCCAAATACATCTGTGCATCGTGGTGA
- a CDS encoding IclR family transcriptional regulator — MSYTVDAVSKAIELLFLVAEEGGNGVTELAKRSGNTKARAFRLLTTLEECGLVRRQLPMATYSLGYRALILGTAAQGQLSLVNVARDILQDIGNECNESVLVRVRDGMDTVCVAWWDAPHAIRVHSQLGDRRPLFAGASGKLLLAYAPADVQAEILSGKLQKFTPNTIIKQADLKKELKKILAEGFSISHSEKTADMVAVAAPVRDSQGNVVASLSMTAPSSRVPREKLDKYVKIITQAAARFSQLLGYVDALA; from the coding sequence ATGAGTTACACCGTCGATGCCGTCAGCAAGGCGATAGAGCTGCTGTTTCTGGTGGCTGAAGAAGGGGGCAATGGCGTGACCGAGCTGGCCAAGCGCTCCGGCAATACCAAGGCGCGTGCCTTCCGGCTGCTGACTACGCTGGAAGAATGTGGTCTGGTACGGCGTCAGTTGCCCATGGCGACCTACAGCCTCGGTTATCGTGCGCTGATTCTGGGAACCGCCGCGCAGGGCCAGTTGAGCCTGGTCAACGTGGCCCGTGACATCCTTCAGGATATCGGGAACGAATGCAACGAGAGCGTCCTGGTCAGGGTGCGCGACGGCATGGATACCGTCTGCGTGGCGTGGTGGGATGCACCGCATGCGATCCGGGTTCACAGCCAGTTGGGTGATCGCCGTCCCCTGTTTGCCGGGGCCTCCGGCAAGCTCTTGCTGGCGTATGCACCGGCCGATGTGCAGGCCGAGATCCTCTCCGGCAAGCTGCAGAAATTCACCCCGAACACCATCATCAAGCAGGCCGACCTCAAGAAGGAACTCAAGAAGATCCTGGCGGAGGGATTCAGCATTTCCCATTCCGAGAAGACGGCGGACATGGTGGCGGTCGCCGCTCCGGTGCGCGATTCCCAAGGCAATGTGGTGGCGTCGCTGTCCATGACGGCGCCATCGAGCCGCGTGCCCAGGGAGAAACTGGACAAGTACGTCAAGATCATCACCCAGGCCGCCGCCCGTTTCTCCCAACTGCTGGGCTACGTCGACGCGCTGGCCTGA
- a CDS encoding RNA polymerase sigma factor: MRQAMHGSLLTPECKESEMRHDMPKKGRQRRVPDGDVPADVAANDAGLMASITQGDLVAFEKLYKQYCPRLTAFLRRFAAHPHLVDEIINDTMLVVWQKAHTYDQTCKVSTWVFSIAYRQGLKALRSVQRKTEIVIDEDELSAMPEPEQQMNHLQMRKLLEDALGELPLEQRNVVALTYYHGMAYDEIAHTMRCPVNTIKTRMFHARRKLRSLLHAYQ, encoded by the coding sequence ATGCGTCAGGCCATGCATGGCAGCCTATTGACACCTGAGTGCAAGGAAAGCGAGATGCGACACGACATGCCGAAAAAAGGGCGACAGCGCCGCGTGCCGGACGGCGATGTGCCCGCCGATGTGGCCGCCAACGACGCCGGCCTGATGGCGAGCATCACCCAGGGCGATCTGGTCGCTTTCGAGAAATTATATAAACAGTATTGTCCGCGGCTGACCGCTTTCCTGCGTCGCTTCGCCGCCCACCCGCACCTTGTCGACGAGATCATCAACGACACCATGCTGGTGGTGTGGCAGAAAGCGCATACCTACGATCAGACCTGCAAGGTCTCGACCTGGGTGTTTTCGATTGCCTATCGCCAGGGTCTCAAAGCACTGCGCAGCGTGCAACGAAAGACAGAGATCGTGATCGACGAAGATGAGCTCAGCGCCATGCCCGAGCCGGAACAGCAGATGAACCATCTGCAAATGAGGAAATTGCTGGAAGACGCGCTGGGCGAGTTACCGCTGGAGCAGCGCAATGTGGTCGCCCTGACCTACTACCACGGCATGGCCTACGATGAGATCGCACACACCATGAGATGTCCGGTCAATACCATCAAGACCCGCATGTTTCATGCGCGGCGCAAGCTCAGATCGCTGCTGCATGCGTATCAATGA